A part of Helicobacter fennelliae genomic DNA contains:
- a CDS encoding GspE/PulE family protein, with protein sequence MDFDNSAHDEILGVDLWSFCPHKALSDLLSFELASKLRAFVYSVDGQTLCIVMQNPFDEKAKQVLLHKFSHLCKKIIIAKESGSHFAWILQALQFVERFYTSKDISQMLDFVLQEGIRFQASDIHIETKPDFASIRFRIDGYLREIGRIYLEDFTQLASKIKLESKLDITESRLPQDGRYNRNFNGIDYDFRISCVPLFGGESIVIRILYKHNKTITLQSLGINPHILEQLKIAIQKKNGLILITGPTGSGKSTTIYALLEELKSLQKKIITLEDPIEYQIKLATQIQINPDIGFSFVEALRSVLRQDPDIIMVGEIRDRQTLDLALNASLTGHLVIASLHSNDCISTLDRLFEMGAQHSIIATSLLCVVAQRLVGRLCPHCKVAFEGGFVAKGCESCNGIGIVGREVVCECMFIDKQMRDLIIEHKSIRAHTANIATLKDDAKLKKDIIDYKEIEQIE encoded by the coding sequence ATGGATTTTGACAATAGTGCGCATGATGAGATTTTGGGGGTTGATTTATGGAGCTTCTGCCCGCATAAAGCATTGAGTGATTTGCTTTCTTTTGAGCTTGCAAGTAAGCTTAGAGCCTTTGTGTATAGCGTTGATGGGCAGACTTTGTGTATTGTTATGCAAAATCCTTTTGATGAGAAAGCAAAACAGGTTTTATTACATAAATTTAGCCATTTATGCAAAAAAATCATCATAGCCAAAGAGAGTGGTTCGCATTTTGCGTGGATACTGCAAGCATTGCAATTTGTGGAGCGGTTTTATACATCTAAAGACATCTCACAAATGCTAGATTTTGTGCTGCAAGAAGGGATTAGATTCCAAGCAAGTGATATACATATAGAGACAAAGCCTGATTTTGCAAGCATTCGGTTTCGCATAGATGGCTATTTGCGCGAGATAGGCAGAATCTATTTAGAGGATTTCACACAGCTAGCAAGCAAGATAAAGCTAGAATCTAAACTCGACATCACAGAATCTAGACTTCCGCAAGATGGACGCTATAATCGCAACTTCAATGGCATAGATTATGATTTTCGTATCTCGTGCGTGCCACTTTTTGGCGGAGAATCCATAGTGATAAGGATTCTCTATAAGCATAATAAAACAATTACTCTGCAATCTTTAGGCATAAATCCACATATTTTAGAGCAACTCAAAATCGCTATCCAAAAAAAGAATGGCTTAATCCTTATCACAGGACCCACAGGAAGCGGTAAATCAACGACAATTTATGCCCTGCTTGAAGAGCTAAAAAGTCTGCAAAAAAAGATTATCACATTAGAAGATCCTATCGAGTATCAAATCAAGCTTGCAACACAAATCCAAATCAATCCTGATATTGGATTCTCGTTTGTTGAGGCGTTGCGAAGTGTATTGCGTCAAGATCCAGATATTATTATGGTAGGTGAGATTCGCGATAGGCAAACACTTGATCTCGCACTCAATGCGTCTTTGACGGGGCATTTGGTGATAGCGAGTTTGCATAGTAATGATTGTATCTCCACGCTTGATCGGCTTTTTGAAATGGGCGCACAGCATAGCATTATAGCAACAAGTCTGCTTTGTGTAGTCGCTCAAAGGCTTGTAGGGAGGCTTTGTCCGCATTGCAAAGTCGCGTTTGAGGGTGGCTTTGTAGCAAAAGGTTGTGAATCTTGCAATGGGATAGGCATAGTCGGCAGAGAAGTGGTGTGTGAGTGTATGTTTATCGATAAGCAAATGCGCGATCTCATCATCGAGCATAAATCCATACGAGCGCACACTGCAAATATCGCAACACTCAAAGATGATGCTAAGCTTAAAAAAGATATAATTGACTACAAAGAAATAGAGCAGATAGAATAA
- a CDS encoding glycosyltransferase family 9 protein — protein MPFMRLKQSMPPPPIHLVVYTNLYGKDLFSGLDIDEIVVMDNMSAEQIRAHINAQCFNYFIMTQPNRWRCKIVGNTNAKNIISFIASGSWFRLNFHNIFISKSFSKIPHYQRLLRLVREINPRIYDERIKSIDFSNAKLKPKAHNIKNAKDFLAQIPQKTKIMLNPFVRSTFNNLTFEGWIELTKILSAKYLDFGFVINASFNGGREIPHIADNVYLFINNDDLFNLVALLENMDLLIAPSTGTMHFANNLNIPSIGLYSKTDCALWVGENMDKNRLVLLNKTTKEITPKEEEQIIQEVCKKVEEFFANR, from the coding sequence ATGCCATTTATGCGATTAAAGCAATCTATGCCCCCCCCCCCAATTCACTTAGTTGTTTATACAAATCTCTATGGAAAAGATTTGTTTAGTGGGCTTGATATTGATGAAATAGTCGTTATGGATAATATGTCTGCCGAACAGATACGCGCACATATAAACGCGCAATGTTTTAATTATTTTATCATGACACAGCCAAACCGCTGGCGGTGCAAAATAGTCGGCAATACAAATGCCAAAAACATCATTAGCTTCATCGCTTCAGGGAGTTGGTTTCGGCTAAATTTTCATAATATTTTCATCTCTAAGAGCTTTAGTAAGATTCCGCATTATCAGCGACTTTTAAGGCTTGTGAGGGAGATAAATCCTAGAATCTATGATGAGCGTATAAAATCCATTGACTTCTCAAATGCAAAACTCAAACCCAAAGCGCACAATATCAAAAACGCCAAAGACTTTCTCGCACAAATTCCTCAGAAAACAAAAATAATGCTAAATCCTTTTGTGCGAAGCACATTTAATAATCTCACGTTTGAGGGCTGGATAGAGCTTACAAAGATTTTGAGTGCAAAGTATTTAGATTTTGGCTTTGTCATTAATGCAAGCTTTAATGGAGGCAGGGAGATTCCGCACATCGCGGATAATGTGTATCTATTTATCAATAATGATGATTTATTTAATCTTGTTGCGTTGCTTGAAAATATGGATTTACTCATTGCTCCAAGCACAGGCACAATGCACTTTGCAAATAATCTCAATATACCAAGCATAGGGCTTTATTCAAAGACTGATTGTGCTTTGTGGGTGGGTGAAAATATGGATAAAAACCGCTTAGTTTTGCTTAATAAAACCACCAAGGAAATAACACCAAAAGAAGAAGAGCAAATCATACAAGAAGTATGCAAAAAGGTCGAGGAATTTTTCGCAAACCGCTAG
- the nrfH gene encoding cytochrome c nitrite reductase small subunit, with the protein MNKKMSIGIVIAIFIVGFIVGNIAYNLYNAKVLSYLTSDSAACNNCHVMNEVFNDHSKSPHKDVVCIDCHLPHSFIAKWIGKAQSGLGHAYYFTFDKNLPTHFSANQHTKKWVQDNCIRCHGDYATNAINPTTNKNHSQNALNCVSCHQNVGHLRDF; encoded by the coding sequence ATGAACAAAAAAATGTCTATTGGTATTGTCATTGCAATTTTTATCGTGGGCTTTATTGTTGGAAATATCGCTTACAATCTCTATAACGCAAAGGTTTTGAGCTATTTAACAAGCGATTCTGCGGCATGCAATAACTGCCATGTGATGAATGAAGTCTTTAATGATCACTCCAAAAGCCCTCACAAAGATGTAGTGTGTATTGATTGCCATCTTCCGCATTCATTTATCGCCAAATGGATTGGCAAAGCGCAAAGTGGGCTAGGGCATGCATATTATTTCACTTTTGATAAAAATCTTCCGACACACTTTAGTGCAAATCAACACACAAAAAAATGGGTGCAGGATAATTGTATCCGCTGTCATGGAGATTATGCGACAAATGCGATTAACCCAACGACAAACAAAAATCACAGCCAAAATGCCCTAAATTGCGTATCGTGCCATCAGAATGTAGGGCATTTGCGGGATTTTTAA